The segment ACATGTTATGTAATAGGTGGTGTTTTAACATTAAAAATTAGCAAAAAGAAAAATGAAAATGTAACTGGTTCAATTTTAATCTGGGCAATTATAATTTTAATTCCATTAGTAAGTTTTATAGAGCAACCTTGGCAAACAATTCCAAGAACTGACTCACTCATATCTGTAATTTATCTTGGTATTGTGCCAACAGGTGTTGCTTGGTTATTAAGATTTAGGATTTTAAAAAATAATGGTTTAATCTTTCAATCTCAAGTTTCTTACCTAATACCAATATTTGGAATTATTTTGGGTTATATATTCTTGCAAGAACTAATAACAATTAAAGTATTAATATCTTTAATAGCAGTTTGTATTGGTATCTATTTTGTAAAAAAAGCTGATAATAAAAAAACTATTTAAGTTTTGCTATTGCCTCAATATGCGAAGGTGTAGTTTCACAACAACCACCAAGAATAGTTGCACCTTTTTCTTTGATTTTTTCAGAAAATTCATAAAATAATTTTGGGTCATATTTGTCTCTTTTTCCAAATGCTATATTTGGATTTGTTCCAATCTCATCATATTTAGCCGTATTGAAAGTCCTTTGAGGCCCGGGTTCTTCAATTTCCCATAAATTAGCTTTAAATCCAAAAGGTAAATTAATTTCTTTTAGTTCTTCAATAGATTTCTCAACTATTTCAGGTGACACACAAGCACCTATTAAACCAAGCCAATTTTCATTTTTATATTTTTGAACAACTTCTGTAATAGCTTCACCTGAAGGAAGAAGGCAATTTTTTTTTAAATGAACACCTGCTAAAATAGGTTTTTTAAGTTTAGCAGCTACATTAGATGCAATATCTAATTCTTTACCGCTAGATAAAACATCTAAATAAAAAAAATCTATGTAAGGATTAATTATGGTTGCTTGATCTAAAAAATCTTTTTCAATTTCATTAGAGTTACGCTGATCTTCTACATAAGTATCACTTTGACTAGGTAAACTTCCTGCAATTAGTACATTTTTTTTTGATAGATCTTTTGCTTTTATTGCAAGCAAACAAGCTTGTTCATTAATATACTTAAAGTGTTCGTTAACTTTATTTTGAATTAATCTAATTCTTCTTGCAGAAAAAGTATTAGTAATAATTACATCAGCACCTGAATGAATGTATGAGAGATGAAGATCTACAACTAAATTATGGAATTTTTTTTCTAAATTAGCACTTGCGGACCATAAGGTACCCATAGAAATTAATCCTTTAGCATGAAGTTCTTGGCCCATTCCTCCATCTAGAATCCTTACTTGTTTAAAGAAATCTTTATTCATTTATTTTTAGGTTATTATTTAAATATTATTTTTATATTGAATGAAAAAGATCTTCTTTCTCCATCAATGTTAAACGGATATGCAGTGTGCATTAAATAGTTTGGAAAAATTAACATTTCTTTAATCTTTGGGATTACGTTGTATATACTTTTGCTTAAAAAACCTTTTTGTCCATTTATAAAATCTATCGTACCATTAGTTTTTAATTTCTTATTTTTAACTAATTTATTACTAGTCATTCCTTTTGGTAATTTTAAGTATCCGACACCTGATAAATCTCCTTCATGATA is part of the Candidatus Pelagibacter sp. HTCC7211 genome and harbors:
- a CDS encoding homocysteine S-methyltransferase family protein — translated: MNKDFFKQVRILDGGMGQELHAKGLISMGTLWSASANLEKKFHNLVVDLHLSYIHSGADVIITNTFSARRIRLIQNKVNEHFKYINEQACLLAIKAKDLSKKNVLIAGSLPSQSDTYVEDQRNSNEIEKDFLDQATIINPYIDFFYLDVLSSGKELDIASNVAAKLKKPILAGVHLKKNCLLPSGEAITEVVQKYKNENWLGLIGACVSPEIVEKSIEELKEINLPFGFKANLWEIEEPGPQRTFNTAKYDEIGTNPNIAFGKRDKYDPKLFYEFSEKIKEKGATILGGCCETTPSHIEAIAKLK